From the genome of Streptomyces spinoverrucosus:
TGCCTCCGACGGCCGCACCGCACACCGTCACCGCCACCGCGGCCCTGCGGCCCTCGGCCGGACCCGGCACCGGCACGCGTCGGCAGATGAGCTCCGGCGCCGTGCGGAGGTGCTCTTCGGTGAACGCGCGCAGGAGTGGCGGGAGTCGGGGGCGGGGCCACCGGGTGACACCGGTGGGGAAGAGCCGGGGGTCGCACCTGAGGGTGCGGGCAGTCGGCAGGGGCGTGCCGGGCTGGCTCTGCGGGAGCGGCTGCCGGTCTGGTTGCAGGCGCGGTGCGGCCTTGAACGGCGGAGCGTCGTGGCGCTCACCGTGCTGGTCGTCGTCGTGGCGGGGTTCGCCGTACAGCACTTCTGGGCCGGGCGGACGCAGTCCGTGCAGGCACCCGAGGTGGTCAGGGCGGCGGCGCCGTTCGAGGAGCAGGAGGGCGAAGCGTCCGCCGCGCCGGGCGTGGCCACCGGCCCTCCCGGTGCAGCCAACGGCACGCCGGTCGCGGAGATCGTGGTGGACGTCAGTGGCAAGGTGCGCGAGCCCGGCATTCACCGTCTCCCGGCCGGATCGCGGGTCGCCGACGCGCTGAAGGCGGCGGGTGGGGTGCGGCCGGGCACGAACATCGACGGTCTGAACCGGGCCAGGTTCCTGGTGGACGGTGAACAGGTGGTCGTCGGGGGCCCCGCGCCCGCCGCCGTCCCGGCTCCGGCCGGGGGAGCCGCGACCGGCGGGGCGGGCGGCGCTCCCGCAGCCCCCGTCTCGCTCAACACCGCCACGGTCGAGCAGCTCGACACCCTCCCGGGCGTCGGTCCCGTGCTGGCGCAGCACATCATCGACTACCGCACGCAGCAGGGCGGGTTCCGCTCGGTGGACGAGCTGCGGGAGGTCAACGGCATCGGTGAACGACGGTTCGCCGACCTGCGGAATCTCGTACGGCCATGAGGCCCTCCCAGGACGTCTCGCCCTCGGGCGCGCGGCGGGCCGTGCACGTGACTTCCGGGAGCCGCCTCGGAGCCGCCCATCCCAGGCAGGAGGGGCCGACGGACCTACGGCTCGTACCTCCCGCCCTGGCCGCCTGGGCGACGGCGGCGCTCGCGCTGGACGCCTCTCCCGGTTTGCTGACCGGTGTGGTCGTGGTCTGCCTGGTCGTGGGATGCGGGCTGCTGCTCGGTGCTGTTCGGGCGACAGCGGGTGCCGGGTCGCGTGCCGCGGTCGCCGCCGTGCTGCTCTGCGTCGCGGCCGCCGCCGCCTCGGCCGGGCTGCACGGGGCCGATCTGCGCCGGGGACCGGTGCCGGGGCTGGCGGAGCGGTTCGCCACGGTGACCGCCGAGGTGGAGGTCACCGCCGATCCCCGGCTCACGCGCCCACGGGTCACCGGGAACCATCTGGCGCCGGTGTCCGTGCTGGCGAAGGGCGAGGTGCGCAGCGTCGAGGAGACGTCCGGGGCGAGGGCCGTGACGCGGACGCCCGTGCTGGTGATCGTCGACGCGGGGGTGGCCGGGCGGCGGGAGTGGCTCGGGTTGCTGCCCTCCACCCGGGTCAGAGTGACCGGGCGGCTGGCGCCCGCCATGGTGGGCGGGGACCGGATCGCGGCCGTGCTGCGGGTGCGGGATCGGGCGGGGCCGGAGGTGGTGGGGGAGCCGTCGGGGCCACAGCGGTTCGCGGGACGGTTACGGGCCGGCCTGCGGGAGGCCACCGACGGGCTGCCGGCGGACGCGCGGGCACTGTTGCCGGGACTGGTCGTCGGCGACACCTCACGGATCACGCCGGAACTGGACGAGGCCTTCAAGGAGACCGACCTCGCCCATACGCTCGCCGTGTCCGGGAGCAACCTCACGATCATCCTCGCCCTGCTGCTGGGACCGCCCGGCCTGGCGCAGCGCAGTGAGCGCCGTGGCCTGGCACCCCGGCTCGGCATCTCGTTGCGGACGACGGCGGTGCTCGGCGGAGCGCTCACGCTGGCGTTCGTGATCGTGTGCAGACCGGACCCGAGCGTCCTGCGGGCCGCGGCCTGCGGAGCCGTCGCGCTGCTGGCCCTCGCGACCGGGCGCCGCAAGTCGCTGATTCCGGCGCTGGCGACGGCGGTGTTGCTGCTGGTGCTCTACGACCCGTGGCTGGCCCGCAGTTACGGCTTCCTGCTCTCGGTCCTGGCCACGGGCGCGCTGCTCACCGTCGCGCCCCGTTGGAGCAGCGCGTTGCGCAGACGCCGGGTGCCGCCGCGGCCGGCGGAGGCGCTGGCCGCGGCGGGGGCGGCGCAGGCGCTGTGTGCGCCGGTGGTGGCGGTGTTGTCGGCGCGGGTGAGTCTGGTGGCGGTGCCGTGCAATCTGCTCGTGGAGTTCGCGGTCGCGCCGGCCACCGTGCTGGGTTTCGCGGCGCTCGCGGTGGCGCCGGTGGCGATGCCGTTGGCCAAGGGGCTGGCGTGGTGCGCGAGTTGGCCGACCGGGTGGATCGCCCAGGTCGCCCGCACCGGGGCGGCGCTGCCCGGAGCCGGGGTGGACTGGCCGGGTGGCTGGGGCGGGGCGGCACTGCTCGCCCTCGTCACGGTGGCCGTCGTGATCGCCGGCCGGCGGCTGCTGGGGCACCCGTGGCTGTGCGGGGCCTGCGGGCTGCTGCTGGTGCTGGCGGTGGTGCAGCCGCCGCCGCTGGCCAGAGTCGTCACGGGCTGGCCGCCGCCGGGGTGGCGGCTGGCGATGTGCGACGTGGGACAGGGCGACGCCACCGTGCTCGCGGCGGGCGCGGGCGCCGGGGTCGTCGTGGACGCCGGACCCGACCCGAGGCTGGTCGACCGGTGCCTGAGCGACCTCGGCATCACCCGCGTCCCGCTGGTGGTCCTCACCCACTTCCACGCCGACCATGTGGCCGGGCTGCCCGGCGTACTGCGGGGGCGTGCGGTGGGGGCGATCGAGACGACCGGGTTCGAAGAACCGCAGGACCAGGCGGAGTTCGTCCACAGAGAGGCGGCCGCCCGGGGGATTCCGGTCACGCGAGCCCTGGCCGGGGAGCAGCGGCGTACCGGGGACCTGTCCTGGCAGGTGCTGTGGCCACCGCCACGACCGGCGCCGGAGCCGGAGGGCCCGAACGACGCCAGCGTCGCGATGCTCGTACGGTCGGCGGGCCTGCGGATGCTGCTGCTCGGGGACCTCGAACCCCCGGCCCAGCAGGCGCTGTTGCGGACACCGGCGGCCGCGCTGGTGGGCGGCGTGGACGTGCTCAAGGTGGCCCACCACGGCTCCGCGTACCAAGATCCGGAGCTGATACGCCGGGCCGCGCCGCGACTGGCGCTGATCTCCTGCGGCGCGGACAACCCGTACGGGCATCCGGCTCCCAGTACGGTCGCGGCGCTGCGGAACGGGGGCGCGAGAGTGCTGCGGACGGACGTGGACGGGGCGCTGGCTGTCGTCGGTGCGGGCGCGGGCTTGCGCGTGGCGCGAGACTGAAGGCATGAATGCCGCACAGGTTGACGCCTACCTCCGCCGCCTGGGAGTCCCGCACCCGGCGTGGCCCACCATCGACGTCCTGCGTGAACTGCAACTGCACCATCTGCGGTCGATCCCCTTCGAGAACCTGTCGATCCACCTCGGCGAGGCGATCGTGCTGGAGGAGAAACGGCTGCTGGACAAGGTGGTGGGCGCGCGGCGCGGCGGGTTCTGCTACGAACTGAACGGGGCCTTCGGCGCGCTGCTCGTCGCGCTGGGATACGACGTCTCGCTGCTGGCGGCGCGGGTGTACGGGGAGGGCGGGCGGCCCGGGATCCCTTACGACCACATGGCGTTGCGGGTGCGGACGGTGGATGCGGGGGAGTGGCTCGCCGATGTCGGCTTCGGTGCCTTCAGCCACTTTCCGCTGGCCTTCGAGGAGCGGCGCGAACAGGTGGATCCCGGGGGCGTGTTCCGGATCGCCGAGGCGGGGCCGGACGCGGCGGGCATGCGGGGCGCGCCCGCGGCCGGGGCTCCCGACCTGGATGTGATCAGGGACGGCAGGCCCGCGTACCGGTTGGAGCAGAGGCCTCGGGTGCTCGCGGACTTCGTGACCGGGGCCTGGTGGCACAGTACCTCGCCGGAGTCGCACTTCGGGCAGTCGCTGGTGTGCTCCCGGATCACGGAGGACGGCGGCCGGATCACGCTCAGCGGGCGACGACTGAAGACGACGGGCGCGGACGGGACGCGGGACGAGCGGGAGCTGGGCACGGACGAGGAGGTACTGGAGGTCTACCGGGAGCGGTTCGGGATCGAGCTGGACCGGGTGCCGGTGGTGCGGGGGGCTGGGGGTGGGAAGGACTGACCTGCCGGGTTCGCGGGGTGGGGTGGACTGACCTGCCGGGTTCGCGGGCTGGGGTGGGGTGACTTGCTGGGTTCGGGAGCTGGGTGGACCTGCCCCCGGCGGGCTGGGTGGACTGACCTGCCGGGATCGCTGGGTGGGGTGGACTGACCCGCTTCCGCGGACGGGGTGGGCTGACCTGCCGGGGGCGCGGGCGGCTGACCTGCTGGGTTCGCGGGGTGGGGTGGACTGACCCGCTTCCGCGGACGGGGTGGGCTGACCTGCCGGGGGCGCGGGCGGCTGACCTGCTGGGTTCGCGGGGTGGGGTGGACTGACCCGCTTCCGCGGACGGGGTGGGCTGACCTGCCGGGCGCGCGGGCGGCTGACCTGCTGGGTTCGCGGGGTGGGTGGACTGACCTGCTATCGCGAGCTGGAGCTGGGTGGGCTGACCTGCTGGTTCGTGGGCTGGGGCGGTGGCGGAAAATGGCTGCCGTGAGTGATGTGAGACATGTGCTGGTGCTGCCCGACCGCGATGCCGCTCAGGAGGTGGCGGAGGCGCTGGGGGAGCGGTTCGGGCTGCGGGAGGAGCCGCGGCTGGTGCGGGACGCGCTGGCCGGTGAGGACGACGCCGAGGACGCGCAGTGGCTGGTCGTGCTGCGGGACGAGGACGGACGGCTGGACGCGGGGGAGCTGGACGAGTTCGTGGCGGAGTGGGAGGGGTGGCGGGAGGATCCGTAGGCCCGACGTGTCCCCTGCCTTTGACGGGGGCCGGAGACTGACGGGCGGCGTTGTCAGTGGCGCGTGGGATGCTGTCCGGGATGGCCAGGAAGACTGCTCAAGACGACCCTCTCGCCCCGGTGACGCTCGCCGTGGGCCAGGAGGACCTCCTGCTCGACCGTGCCGTCCAGGAGGTGGTGGCCGCCGCCAGGGCCGCCGACGCCGACACGGACGTGCGTGACATGACGCCGGACCAGCTGCAGCCGGGCACGCTCGCGGAGTTGACCAGCCCGTCGCTGTTCGCGGAGCGCAAGGTCGTGGTCGTCCGCAATGCGCAGGATCTGTCGGCCGACACGATCAAGGACGTGAAGGCGTATCTGGGGGCGCCCGCCGAGGAGATCACGCTCGTGCTGCTGCACGCGGGCGGTGCCAAGGGCAAGGGGCTGCTGGACGCCGCGCGCAAGGCGGGGGCGCGCGAGGTGGCGTGCCCGAAGATGACCAAGCCGGCGGACCGGCTGGCGTTCGTCCGGGGGGAGTTCCGCACGCTGGGGCGGTCCGCCACACCGGAGGCCTGCCAGGCGCTCTGCGACGCCATCGGCAGCGATCTGCGGGAGCTGGCGTCCGCCGTGTCCCAGCTGTGCGCGGACGTCGAGAGCACCATCGACGAGGCGGTCGTCGGGCGGTACTACACCGGGCGGGCCGAGGCGTCGAGCTTCACGGTCGCCGACCGGGCGGTCGAGGGGCGGGCGGCGGAGGCGCTGGAGGCACTGCGGTGGTCGCTGGCGACCGGGGTGGCGCCGGTGCTGATCACCAGTGCGTTGGCGCAGGGGGTGCGGGCGATCGGGAAGCTGTCCGCCGCGCGGGGTGGGCGTCCGGCTGATCTGGCGCGGGAGCTGGGCATGCCGCCGTGGAAGATCGACCGGGTGCGGCAGCAGATGCGGGGGTGGACGCCGGAGGGGGTGGCGGTGGCGCTGCGGGCGGTCGCCGAGGCCGACGCCGGGGTGAAGGGCGGAGGGGACGACCCGGAGTACGCCCTGGAGAAGGCGGTCGTGACCATCGCACGGGCGGCTCGGTCGCGGGGGCGCGGATAGCGGAGGTCGGCCCGGACGGGCTGCGGGCACTCTCCCCGCGTCGAGGTGTGCCCGTGACCTCCCGAGAGGAGAATCGTCGGTATCAGCCCAGATCGCCCGCATCACGAAAGGTGGCGATTCGGCATGGCTGAACATCCGCACGCGGCTCTCGTCCGCAAGGGCTACGCGGCCTTCGCGCGGGGTGACATGGATGCCCTGCGAGGGCTGATGACGTCGGACTGCGCGCATCACGTGCCCGGTAGTCATCCGCTCGCGGGGGACTTCAAGGGACAGGACGCGATCATCGACATGTACCGGCGGCTCCACGAGGAGACCGGTGGGACCCTGCAGGTCGCGCTGGGCAGCGTCCTGGTCGACGGTCGGGGGCACGCGGTCGCCGTGCACCGGCTCAGGGCCGAGCGGCAGGGCAGGCGCATCGACGACAAGGGCTGCATCGTCTTCCGGATCGTCGGCGAGAAGATCTCCGACCTCGACGAGTGCGTCGAGGACATCGACCGGGCCAACGAGTTCTGGTCGTGACGCCGGGCCAACGAGTTCTGGTCGTGAGGAGTGAGCGGCATGCCGAAGGCCCCGGCGCCCGCCCTGGGGAAGAGCGGGGCGCCGGAGCCTCGGTTCAAGCTGTTGGATCCGCACCCGCGTGGCGAACGCAGGCCGCGTGCGAATCCGGGGTGCCGGTCGGGAGCGGATGAGAGAGGGCCCGCTCTGGGTCCTTCCGGCGGCTGGATCCGGTGAGCCGGATCCGCTCAGACCAGATAAGGGGTTCAGCCCTTGAGGGACGTGACCTTCGCAGCCAGCGCCGACTTCTTGTTGGCGGCCTGGTTCTTGTGGATGACGCCCTTGGAGACGGCCTTGTCGAGCTGACGCGCGGCAGCGCGCTGGTACTCGGTGGCCTTCTCGACGTCACCCGCGGCAGCGGCCTCGCGGGCCTTGCGGATCGCGGTCTTCAGGGAGGACTTGACGGCCTTGTTGCGCAGCCGAGCCTTCTCGTTGGTCTTGATCCGCTTGATCTGGGACTTGATGTTCGCCACGAATGAGCCTTTTCAGGTTCAGGCACGGGACCAGAGGGACTCCGGGACCCGTACCAGGTGATTTCTTGAAGGCGCGCCTCGCGCTGAGAGGGCATGAGACGCAGCGACCCAGGCTACCAGCGGCGCTCCAGGTGGCCCAAACCGGTCCCCGGTCGCCGCCCGTGGGACCATGGAGGCTACGTGACGATCCGACCCGAGGCATAAGGCGCCTCAAGAGACAGGACCCTGCGTGCCCGCGACCCCTAACCATGTGCCCGAGCCGAGCCGTACCGCCCCGGCTCTGATCCGCAATTTCTGCATCATCGCGCACATCGACCACGGCAAGTCCACGCTCGCCGACCGGATGCTCCAGCTGACCGGTGTGGTCGAGCAGCGGCAGATGCGTGCTCAGTACCTCGACCGGATGGACATCGAGCGCGAGCGTGGCATCACGATCAAGTCCCAGGCCGTGCGCCTGCCCTGGGCTCCCACCCATGACCCGGGCAACACGCACATCCTCAACATGATCGACACCCCGGGGCACGTCGACTTCACCTACGAGGTCTCGCGGTCGCTCGCCGCCTGCGAGGGGACCATCCTCCTCGTCGACGCCGCCCAGGGCATCGAGGCCCAGACCCTCGCCAACCTGTACCTGGCGATGGAGAACGACCTCACCATCATCCCGGTGCTCAACAAGATCGACCTGCCGGCCGCGCAGCCGGAGAAGTTCGCCGAGGAGCTGGCGAACCTCGTCGGGTGCGAGCCGGACGACGTGCTCAAGGTGTCCGCGAAGACGGGGCTCGGGGTGGAGGCCCTGCTCGACAAGGTGGTCGCCGAGATCCCGGCGCCGGTCGGCGTCGCCGACGCCCCCGCGCGCGCCATGATCTTCGACTCCGTCTACGACTCCTACCGCGGTGTCGTGACGTATGTCCGAGTCGTGGACGGCCAGCTCAACAAGCGTGAGCGGATCCGGATGATGTCGACCGGTGCCACGCACGAGCTGCTGGAGATCGGCACCAACTCGCCGGAGATGCTGCCCGCCGACGGGCTCGGCGTCGGTGAGGTGGGCTACCTCATCACCGGTGTGAAGGACGTCCGGCAGTCCAAGGTGGGTGACACCATCACCCAGCAGCACAAGGGGGCCACGGAGGCGCTCGGCGGCTACAAGGACCCCAAGCCCATGGTCTTCTCCGGGCTGTATCCGCTGGACGGCTCCGACTACCCCGAGCTGCGCGAGGCCCTCGACAAGCTCCAGCTCAACGACGCGGCGCTGGTCTACGAGCCGGAGACCTCCGCCGCCCTCGGCTTCGGCTTCCGCGTCGGCTTCCTCGGCCTGCTCCACCTCGACGTGGTCCGTGAGCGACTGGAGCGCGAGTTCGGCCTCGACCTGATCGCCACCGCCCCCAACGTGGTCTACCGCGTAATCATGGAGGACGGCATGGAGCACACGGTCACCAACCCGAGCGAGTTCCCCGAGGGCAAGCTCGCGGAGGTCTACGAGCCGGTGGTCCGGGCGACGATCCTCGCCCCCACCGAGTTCATCGGCGCGATCATGGAGCTGTGCCAGACCCGGCGCGGCACCCTGCTCGGCATGGACTACCTCTCCGAGGACCGCGTCGAGATCCGCTACACGCTGCCGCTGGCCGAGATCGTCTTCGACTTCTTCGACCAGCTGAAGTCGAAGACGCGCGGCTACGCCTCGCTCGACTACGAGCCCACCGGCGAGCAGTCCAGCTCCCTGGTCAAGGTCGACATCCTGCTGCACGGCGACAAGGTGGACGCCTTCTCGGCGATCACGCACAAGGACCAGGCGTACGCCTACGGCGTGCGGCTCGTCGCCAAGCTCAAGGAGCTGATCCCGCGGCAGAACTTCGAGGTGCCGGTGCAGGCCGCCATCGGCTCCCGGGTGATCGCCCGCGAGACCATCCGCGCCATCCGCAAGGACGTCCTCGCCAAGTGCTACGGCGGTGACATCTCCCGTAAGCGCAAGCTGCTGGAGAAGCAGAAGGAAGGCAAGAAGCGGATGAAGATGGTGGGTTCCGTGGAGGTTCCGCAGGAGGCCTTCATCGCCGTGCTGTCCAGCGATGACAGCGCGGGGCCGAGCAAGGGCAAGAAGTAACCGCGGGTTACGAGGAGTTACCTCGCAAATCGTGCGCAACAGGGGCCCGCCGTCCAGGACGGCGGGCCCCTGTTGCATGTGTGCGGCCGTTCTTCTGGAGGAAGTGACAAAGTCCGAAGGCTTACGTAGTGGCCGGTCGGCCTCTACCCTGATCCCTGCTCGATAGTTACTCGCGAGTTAAACAACGGCACGCGAGTGAAAACTGCCGCACTGAAGGCGCTAGACGCCCTGAGCCAGCCGCACCGTCGCGGGCCCCGGAGGATGTCGTGAGCGACACACAGACCTTGATCGAGAACCGTCCGCCGTCCGTCGCCGGCCTCTTCCTGGAGCGCGTTTCGGCCACCCCTGACGCCGAGGCCTACCGCTATCCGGTCCCGTCGGCCTCCGGGCAGGGCCCGGACGACTGGAAGTCGCTGAGCTGGGCGCAGGCCGCCGAGCGGGTGTACGCGATCGCGGCCGGGCTGATCGAGCTGGGGGTCCAGCCGGAGCAGCGGGTCGCGCTGGCCTCGGCCACCCGGATCGAGTGGATCCTCGCCGACCTCGGCATCATGTGCGCGGGCGCCGCCACCACCACGATCTATCCGCAGACCAACGCCGACGAGTCGGCGTACATCCTCGCCGACTCCGGCAGCCGCGTCCTGATCGCGGAGAACGCCGAGCAGCTGGCCAAGGCGCAGGAGAAGCGCGCCGAGCTGCCCGACCTCACGCATGTCGTGGTCATCGACGCGGAGGGCGTGGAGACCGGCGACTGGGTGCTCAGCCTCGCCGAGCTGGAGGCTCGGGGCGCGGCCCGGCTGGAGAAGGACCCCACCCTCGTCAAGGAGCGGGTCGGCGCGATCACCAAGGACCAGCTGGCCACCCTGATCTACACCTCCGGCACGACCGGCCGGCCCAAGGGTGTCCGGCTGCCGCACGACAACTGGTCGTACATGGCCAAGGCGATCGCCGCGACCGGGCTGCTCGGCCCGGACGACGTGCAGTACCTGTGGCTGCCGCTCGCGCACGTCTTCGGCAAGGTGCTGACCTCCGGGCACATCGAGGTCGGGCACATCACCGCCGTCGACGGGCGGGTCGACAAGATCATCGAGAATCTGCCGGTGGTGCAGCCGACGTACATGGCTGCCGTGCCGCGGATCTTCGAGAAGGTCTACAACGGCGTCGCCGCGAAGGCCCGTGCCGGTGGCCCCGCCAAGTACAAGATCTTCCAGTGGGCGGCGGGTGTCGCGCGCGAGTACGCCAAGGTCACGCAGGACAACTTCCGCCGCACCGGGACCGCTTCGGCGCCGTTCGGACTGGCCTCGAAGCACAAGGTGGCCGACGCGCTCGTGTACTCCAAGCTGCGGGAGGCCTTCGGCGGGCGGCTGCGAGCCTGCGTGTCCGGGTCGGTGGCGCTGGCGCCCGAGATCGGGTACTTCTTCGCCGGCGCCGGCATCCACATCCTGGAGGGCTACGGACTGACCGAGTCCTCGGCGGCGTCCTTCGTCAACCCCGGTGAGGCGTACCGGACCGGCACGGTCGGCAAGCCGCTGCCCGGCACCGAGGTGCGGATCGCGGAGGACGGCGAGATCCTGCTGCGCGGGCCCGGGATCATGGAGGGGTACCACGGGCTGCCCGAGAAGACCGCGGAGGTGCTGGAGCCGGACGGCTGGTTCCACACCGGGGACATCGGGGAGCTGTCGCCCGACGGGTATCTGCGGATCACCGACCGGAAGAAGGACCTGTTCAAGACCTCGGGCGGGAAGTACGTGGCGCCGACCGAGATCGAGGGGTCGTTCAAGTCGGTGTGCCCCTACGTGTCGAACATCCTGGTGCACGGGGCCGACCGGAACTTCTGCACCGCGCTCATCGCGCTCGACGAGGTGTCGATCATGCAGTGGGCGAAGGAGAACGGGCTGGAGGGGAAGTCCTACGCCGAGGTGGTGGCCGCGCCGGCGACCGTCGGGATGGTCGAGGGGTATGTGCAGCAGCTGAACGCCGGGCTCCAGCGGTGGCAGACGATCAAGAAGTTCCGGTTGCTGCCTCGGGACCTGGATGTGGAGCACGGGGAGATCACGCCGAGTCTGAAGCTGAAGCGGCCTGTGGTGGAGCGGGAGTATCAGCATCTGCTGGATGAGATGTATGCGGGGGCGCGCGAGGCGTAGCGGTGTCTGAGGGTTCGTGCGCGGCCGGCTCGTTGTGGTGGGCTGGTCGCGCAGTTCCCCGCGCCCCTGAGGTCAGTTCACGCGCCCTGTGTTTGTTAGGTGACCGATTCCGGTCGAATGTGGCCACTTTAGTGACTCCGTGCTTATGCGTGCGGGCGGTCTGTCACCCTGTCGGCATTGATCGAGGCGTAATCGTCTTCGTCCGAGCCGCTCGGGGAGCTGTAGATGGGGGCCGTTCCGGCGCAACGGGAGTCCGTATCCCTTGTCTCCGTGCGCCCCGGCGCACAGGTGCGCACGGCGCTCAACGGGAGTCCTCTCGCGCCGGGGGCGGCCCGTGGACTGTTGCGCGCGGCGTTCCAGGAGTGGGCGGGCAGCGGACTGCCGGGCGCCGAGCGGCTCACCGATCGGCTGGCCCATGACGCCATGGTCGTCCTGAGCGAGCTGGTCACCAACGCGGTCGTGCACGCCGGTACCGACGTCGAGCTGGTCTGCCGGCTGGAGGCGGAGACAGGTGCCGTCGTCGTGGAGGTCTGCGACCACCATCCCTCGCGGCCGCCCCGGGACGGGGAGAGCGACGCCGGGTTCGAGACACCGGAGTACGGACGCGGGCTGCGCCTGGTCGCCGCGCTCTCCGAGGCCTGGGGCGTGACCTATCGCCGGGGCGCCAAGACGGTGTGGGCGCGGGTGCCCGCCGAGGTGTGTCCGGACGCCGACGGCCACGACCCCGAGCGCACGGCCTTCTTCGGCGCCGAACTGCTCGCGCCCGAGCCTCCCCCACCCTCGACCGCGCTCGACCGGGGGCACGTCCACCGGGCCGAGCGCGACCGGGACTGGCTCGGCCGGGGCGCGCTGTCCTTCCTCGCCGAGGCCTCCGACCTGCTCGCCGGGCAGCTCGACGAGGACCTGGTCGCCGCGCTCACCGGCCAGCTGATCGTGCCCCGGCTGGCCGACTGGTGTGCCGTATGGCTGGAGGACGAGGCCCTGGGCGGCCGGGCCGGGTGGGGCGACGGCGGTGGGGCGGGCGGGGCGCGGCTGGCGCGGGTGTGGCACGCGAGCGAGGAGCGGATCGAGGAGCTGCGACGCTGCCTGGAGAAGGAGCCGCCGCGCGGCGAGGAGGGGGTGACGTCCTCGGGGCCGGTGCCCTATCCGTGGCCCGGGGACGAGTCGCTGGAGGTGGATCGCGCGGGCCCCGCGGCCGAGGGCGCAGGTGGCGGTACGGCCCTGTCGTACCGGCTCGTCGCCGGTGGGCGCCCGCTCGGCACGCTCGTCATCGGGCGGGCCGGGGTCGAGGGCTTCCCGGACGAGATCACCGGGCTCGTCGAGGACCTGAGCCGCCGGGTGGCGCTGGCCATCGGGGCGGCCCGGCAGTACGCCCGGCAGGCCACGATCAGCGCCGTGCTCCAGCGCGGCCTGCTGCCCGGGGCCGTCGCACAGATCCCCGGCGTGCGCAGCGCCCTCGTGTACGAGCCCTGCGACAAGGGCGGACCCAGCGGCGACTTCTACGACCTCTTCCCGGCCGGCGACGGGCGCTGGTGCTTCGCCGTCGGTGACGTCCAGGGCAAGGGCCCCGAGGCCGCCGTCGTCATCGGGCTGGCCCGCCCCTGGCTGCGGCTGCTCGCCCGCGAGGGCTACCGCGTCGCCGACGTCCTCGACCGCCTCAACCAGCTCCTCCTCGACGACGCCACGGAGGCCGCCGACGCGGCCGCCCGCGCCCTGGTCGGCCCCGTCGG
Proteins encoded in this window:
- a CDS encoding arylamine N-acetyltransferase family protein, producing the protein MNAAQVDAYLRRLGVPHPAWPTIDVLRELQLHHLRSIPFENLSIHLGEAIVLEEKRLLDKVVGARRGGFCYELNGAFGALLVALGYDVSLLAARVYGEGGRPGIPYDHMALRVRTVDAGEWLADVGFGAFSHFPLAFEERREQVDPGGVFRIAEAGPDAAGMRGAPAAGAPDLDVIRDGRPAYRLEQRPRVLADFVTGAWWHSTSPESHFGQSLVCSRITEDGGRITLSGRRLKTTGADGTRDERELGTDEEVLEVYRERFGIELDRVPVVRGAGGGKD
- the holA gene encoding DNA polymerase III subunit delta — encoded protein: MARKTAQDDPLAPVTLAVGQEDLLLDRAVQEVVAAARAADADTDVRDMTPDQLQPGTLAELTSPSLFAERKVVVVRNAQDLSADTIKDVKAYLGAPAEEITLVLLHAGGAKGKGLLDAARKAGAREVACPKMTKPADRLAFVRGEFRTLGRSATPEACQALCDAIGSDLRELASAVSQLCADVESTIDEAVVGRYYTGRAEASSFTVADRAVEGRAAEALEALRWSLATGVAPVLITSALAQGVRAIGKLSAARGGRPADLARELGMPPWKIDRVRQQMRGWTPEGVAVALRAVAEADAGVKGGGDDPEYALEKAVVTIARAARSRGRG
- the lepA gene encoding translation elongation factor 4 yields the protein MPATPNHVPEPSRTAPALIRNFCIIAHIDHGKSTLADRMLQLTGVVEQRQMRAQYLDRMDIERERGITIKSQAVRLPWAPTHDPGNTHILNMIDTPGHVDFTYEVSRSLAACEGTILLVDAAQGIEAQTLANLYLAMENDLTIIPVLNKIDLPAAQPEKFAEELANLVGCEPDDVLKVSAKTGLGVEALLDKVVAEIPAPVGVADAPARAMIFDSVYDSYRGVVTYVRVVDGQLNKRERIRMMSTGATHELLEIGTNSPEMLPADGLGVGEVGYLITGVKDVRQSKVGDTITQQHKGATEALGGYKDPKPMVFSGLYPLDGSDYPELREALDKLQLNDAALVYEPETSAALGFGFRVGFLGLLHLDVVRERLEREFGLDLIATAPNVVYRVIMEDGMEHTVTNPSEFPEGKLAEVYEPVVRATILAPTEFIGAIMELCQTRRGTLLGMDYLSEDRVEIRYTLPLAEIVFDFFDQLKSKTRGYASLDYEPTGEQSSSLVKVDILLHGDKVDAFSAITHKDQAYAYGVRLVAKLKELIPRQNFEVPVQAAIGSRVIARETIRAIRKDVLAKCYGGDISRKRKLLEKQKEGKKRMKMVGSVEVPQEAFIAVLSSDDSAGPSKGKK
- the rpsT gene encoding 30S ribosomal protein S20, yielding MANIKSQIKRIKTNEKARLRNKAVKSSLKTAIRKAREAAAAGDVEKATEYQRAAARQLDKAVSKGVIHKNQAANKKSALAAKVTSLKG
- a CDS encoding ComEC/Rec2 family competence protein; amino-acid sequence: MRPSQDVSPSGARRAVHVTSGSRLGAAHPRQEGPTDLRLVPPALAAWATAALALDASPGLLTGVVVVCLVVGCGLLLGAVRATAGAGSRAAVAAVLLCVAAAAASAGLHGADLRRGPVPGLAERFATVTAEVEVTADPRLTRPRVTGNHLAPVSVLAKGEVRSVEETSGARAVTRTPVLVIVDAGVAGRREWLGLLPSTRVRVTGRLAPAMVGGDRIAAVLRVRDRAGPEVVGEPSGPQRFAGRLRAGLREATDGLPADARALLPGLVVGDTSRITPELDEAFKETDLAHTLAVSGSNLTIILALLLGPPGLAQRSERRGLAPRLGISLRTTAVLGGALTLAFVIVCRPDPSVLRAAACGAVALLALATGRRKSLIPALATAVLLLVLYDPWLARSYGFLLSVLATGALLTVAPRWSSALRRRRVPPRPAEALAAAGAAQALCAPVVAVLSARVSLVAVPCNLLVEFAVAPATVLGFAALAVAPVAMPLAKGLAWCASWPTGWIAQVARTGAALPGAGVDWPGGWGGAALLALVTVAVVIAGRRLLGHPWLCGACGLLLVLAVVQPPPLARVVTGWPPPGWRLAMCDVGQGDATVLAAGAGAGVVVDAGPDPRLVDRCLSDLGITRVPLVVLTHFHADHVAGLPGVLRGRAVGAIETTGFEEPQDQAEFVHREAAARGIPVTRALAGEQRRTGDLSWQVLWPPPRPAPEPEGPNDASVAMLVRSAGLRMLLLGDLEPPAQQALLRTPAAALVGGVDVLKVAHHGSAYQDPELIRRAAPRLALISCGADNPYGHPAPSTVAALRNGGARVLRTDVDGALAVVGAGAGLRVARD
- a CDS encoding nuclear transport factor 2 family protein; the protein is MAEHPHAALVRKGYAAFARGDMDALRGLMTSDCAHHVPGSHPLAGDFKGQDAIIDMYRRLHEETGGTLQVALGSVLVDGRGHAVAVHRLRAERQGRRIDDKGCIVFRIVGEKISDLDECVEDIDRANEFWS
- a CDS encoding ComEA family DNA-binding protein, whose product is MALRSRTRAASVTSGPGRGPASDGRTAHRHRHRGPAALGRTRHRHASADELRRRAEVLFGERAQEWRESGAGPPGDTGGEEPGVAPEGAGSRQGRAGLALRERLPVWLQARCGLERRSVVALTVLVVVVAGFAVQHFWAGRTQSVQAPEVVRAAAPFEEQEGEASAAPGVATGPPGAANGTPVAEIVVDVSGKVREPGIHRLPAGSRVADALKAAGGVRPGTNIDGLNRARFLVDGEQVVVGGPAPAAVPAPAGGAATGGAGGAPAAPVSLNTATVEQLDTLPGVGPVLAQHIIDYRTQQGGFRSVDELREVNGIGERRFADLRNLVRP